In Arachis stenosperma cultivar V10309 chromosome 1, arast.V10309.gnm1.PFL2, whole genome shotgun sequence, one DNA window encodes the following:
- the LOC130956343 gene encoding uncharacterized protein LOC130956343 isoform X3, with product MEQHGKSLLEAHKEDKKTIERLEKELLNCSQEIDFLQDHLSSRNTEVNNLEARVLALEMKLEEMEYLQEEVFSLREELQNSNSKQASLIHELETKEVELEKSALFIEKLEESISSLALESQLEIESMKLDMMALEQGLFEAKKFQDETLEENNRMGRLVDELQFAFEDAQKDIISLDEENKDLRKKLETATMNTRMFSQKVEEWLENKEISQIKKQSSLSSLPCNSTISEDVSTYGGVLGPLLGRLTTIVNPAADLKGKMEMLRQIQEYEFLVNKLKEELRVEKLKAKEEAEDLTQEMAELRYQLTNLLEEECKRRACIEQASLQRIAELEAQLQRQLKIH from the exons ATGGAACAACATGGGAAATCATTGTTAGAAGCTCATAAAGAAGACAAGAAGACCATTGAGAGGTTGGAAAAAGAGCTGCTTAATTGTTCTCAAGAAATTG ATTTTCTTCAGGATCACCTCAGTTCAAGGAACACAGAGGTGAACAACCTAGAAGCTCGTGTGCTCGCCCTTGAAATGAAATTGGAGGAGATGGAATATTTACAAGAAGAGGTTTTCAGCTTAAGGGAGGAGCTGCAAAATTCCAATTCAAAGCAAGCATCACTAATACACGAATTAGAGACTAAAGAAGTGGAATTAGAGAAGTCAGCTTTGTTCATAGAGAAACTGGAGGAATCGATTTCATCTCTGGCATTAGAGTCTCAACTTGAAATAGAGAGTATGAAACTAGATATGATGGCCTTGGAACAGGGTCTTTTTGAGGCCAAGAAATTCCAAGACGAAACCTtagaagaaaataatagaaTGGGTAGATTGGTTGATGAACTCCAGTTTGCATTTGAGGATGCACAAAAAGACATCATCTCTCTAGATGAGGAaaacaaggatcttagaaagaaGCTCGAGACCGCCACCATGAACACTCGAATGTTTTCCCAAAAGGTTGAAGAGTGGCTGGAAAACAAGGAAATTTCACAAATAAAGAAACAGTCATCCTTGAGTTCATTACCTTGTAATTCAACCATATCAGAAGATGTAAG CACTTATGGAGGAGTATTGGGTCCACTCCTTGGAAGATTGACAACAATCGTAAATCCAGCTGCAGATTTAAAAGGGAAGATGGAGATGTTACGTCAAATCCAGGAATATGAATTTCTTGTGAATAAACTTAAG GAAGAATTGCGAGTGGAAAAGTTGAAGGCCAAAGAGGAAGCAGAGGACTTAACTCAGGAAATGGCTGAGCTGCGGTACCAACTTACAAATTTGCTTGAAGAAGAATGTAAGCGCCGCGCTTGCATTGAACAGGCATCACTGCAAAGAATTGCCGAGTTAGAAGCACAG CTTCAAAGGCAGCTCAAAATCCATTAA
- the LOC130956343 gene encoding uncharacterized protein LOC130956343 isoform X2, giving the protein MLNSTDRISDTPLNVEELVQLGTTYRELRKEKDVLERSQTQGFQLIRIMEQHGKSLLEAHKEDKKTIERLEKELLNCSQEIDFLQDHLSSRNTEVNNLEARVLALEMKLEEMEYLQEEVFSLREELQNSNSKQASLIHELETKEVELEKSALFIEKLEESISSLALESQLEIESMKLDMMALEQGLFEAKKFQDETLEENNRMGRLVDELQFAFEDAQKDIISLDEENKDLRKKLETATMNTRMFSQKVEEWLENKEISQIKKQSSLSSLPCNSTISEDVSTYGGVLGPLLGRLTTIVNPAADLKGKMEMLRQIQEYEFLVNKLKNCEWKS; this is encoded by the exons ATGTTGAATAGCACCGACAGAATTAGTGATACTCCCTTAAATGTGGAGGAACTTGTTCAACTTGGAACAACATATAGAGAG CTTAGAAAAGAGAAGGATGTGTTGGAAAGATCCCAAACCCAAGGCTTTCAACTAATCCGG ATAATGGAACAACATGGGAAATCATTGTTAGAAGCTCATAAAGAAGACAAGAAGACCATTGAGAGGTTGGAAAAAGAGCTGCTTAATTGTTCTCAAGAAATTG ATTTTCTTCAGGATCACCTCAGTTCAAGGAACACAGAGGTGAACAACCTAGAAGCTCGTGTGCTCGCCCTTGAAATGAAATTGGAGGAGATGGAATATTTACAAGAAGAGGTTTTCAGCTTAAGGGAGGAGCTGCAAAATTCCAATTCAAAGCAAGCATCACTAATACACGAATTAGAGACTAAAGAAGTGGAATTAGAGAAGTCAGCTTTGTTCATAGAGAAACTGGAGGAATCGATTTCATCTCTGGCATTAGAGTCTCAACTTGAAATAGAGAGTATGAAACTAGATATGATGGCCTTGGAACAGGGTCTTTTTGAGGCCAAGAAATTCCAAGACGAAACCTtagaagaaaataatagaaTGGGTAGATTGGTTGATGAACTCCAGTTTGCATTTGAGGATGCACAAAAAGACATCATCTCTCTAGATGAGGAaaacaaggatcttagaaagaaGCTCGAGACCGCCACCATGAACACTCGAATGTTTTCCCAAAAGGTTGAAGAGTGGCTGGAAAACAAGGAAATTTCACAAATAAAGAAACAGTCATCCTTGAGTTCATTACCTTGTAATTCAACCATATCAGAAGATGTAAG CACTTATGGAGGAGTATTGGGTCCACTCCTTGGAAGATTGACAACAATCGTAAATCCAGCTGCAGATTTAAAAGGGAAGATGGAGATGTTACGTCAAATCCAGGAATATGAATTTCTTGTGAATAAACTTAAG AATTGCGAGTGGAAAAGTTGA
- the LOC130944114 gene encoding zinc finger protein ZAT9-like: MEEEDHHHQEQELMRHVCKFCNKSFPSGRSLGGHMRSHVTNNNHEAEEKEKLSSSEAGTITNNSSGYGLRENPKKTWRIIADSSTNSEDNNNNNNNNNNSSSFSSLLMCDKLCKECGKGFSSWKALFGHMKRHSHSSSASASDQDSCWTTKKLLVMDSQSDNEATTAAPPRRRTRSKRKTTRRYNIASASTTSFAAKTSCSVYSEAEVEVEIEQEQEEVAMSLMMLSRDVGNWWSARDGGVHSLAESSSVVRTRIQDKKMMKINACSEVGRVGRSAELLDLDLEDDGFEHGKKYSSIKEKISDCSNSNSANKRGKFECTTCKRIFHSYQALGGHRASHKKIKGCFGSNNDNSIQIEIEIETELSPNNKIESLQNEQLGFDDYDDDDDDEAEEEDNKTAKKVNKVHECPICLKVFASGQALGGHKRSHTAKIEEQEEEQVQEIRVRDLLDLNVPAAAATTTEEDETNNSFNADSNNNKRHWWEEAPLLGLISLN; the protein is encoded by the coding sequence atggaagaagaagatcatcatcatcaagaacAAGAACTGATGAGGCACGTGTGCAAGTTCTGCAACAAGAGCTTCCCTAGTGGAAGATCCTTAGGGGGTCACATGAGGTCTCACGTGACCAACAACAACCATGAAGCCGAAGAGAAAGAGAAGCTTTCATCATCTGAAGCTGGAACAATCACTAACAACAGCAGTGGCTATGGTTTGAGGGAGAATCCCAAGAAGACATGGAGGATCATTGCGGATTCATCAACTAATAGTgaagacaacaacaacaacaacaacaacaacaacaattcttcttctttttcttctttgttgaTGTGTGACAAGCTTTGCAAAGAGTGTGGAAAAGGGTTCAGTTCTTGGAAGGCCTTGTTTGGCCACATGAAACGCCATTCCCACTCGTCTTCTGCTTCTGCCTCTGATCAAGATTCTTGTTGGACAACGAAGAAGCTTCTTGTAATGGATTCACAATCTGATAATGAAGCCACTACTGCTGCTCCTCCAAGAAGGAGAACAAGGTCAAAGAGGAAAACAACAAGAAGGTATAACATTGCTTCTGCTTCGACGACTAGTTTCGCTGCGAAAACTTCTTGTTCTGTTTACTCTGAGGCTGAGGTTGAGGTTGAGATTGAGCAGGAGCAAGAGGAGGTTGCTATGAGCTTGATGATGCTTAGTAGAGATGTTGGTAATTGGTGGAGTGCTCGTGATGGTGGTGTTCATTCTCTTGCTGAGTCTTCTTCGGTTGTTAGGACTAGAATTCAGGacaagaagatgatgaagatcAATGCTTGTTCTGAGGTTGGAAGAGTAGGAAGAAGCGCAGAACTTTTGGATTTGGATTTGGAGGATGATGGATTTGAACATGGCAAGAAGTACAGTTCAATCAAGGAGAAGATTTCGGATTGTTCGAATTCGAATTCGGCTAATAAGAGGGGAAAGTTTGAGTGTACTACTTGCAAGAGGATCTTCCATTCTTATCAAGCACTTGGAGGGCATAGAGCAAGTCACAAGAAGATTAAGGGATGCTTTGGTTCAAACAATGATAACAGCATTCAGATTGAGATTGAGATTGAGACTGAACTCTCTCCTAACAACAAAATTGAGAGTTTACAGAATGAACAACTTGGTTTTgatgattatgatgatgatgatgatgatgaggctgaagaagaagataacaaGACAGCAAAGAAGGTAAACAAAGTTCATGAGTGTCCAATTTGCTTGAAAGTTTTTGCTTCTGGACAAGCATTGGGTggacacaagagatctcacacTGCCAAAATTGAGGAACAGGAAGAAGAACAAGTTCaagaaattagggttagggatTTGCTGGATCTGAATGTTCCAGCAGCAGCGGCTACTACTACTGAAGAGGATGAAACTAACAACAGTTTCAATGCTGATTCTAATAATAACAAGAGACATTGGTGGGAAGAGGCACCACTGCTAGGACTTATCTCTCTTAACTAA
- the LOC130956343 gene encoding uncharacterized protein LOC130956343 isoform X1: MLNSTDRISDTPLNVEELVQLGTTYRELRKEKDVLERSQTQGFQLIRIMEQHGKSLLEAHKEDKKTIERLEKELLNCSQEIDFLQDHLSSRNTEVNNLEARVLALEMKLEEMEYLQEEVFSLREELQNSNSKQASLIHELETKEVELEKSALFIEKLEESISSLALESQLEIESMKLDMMALEQGLFEAKKFQDETLEENNRMGRLVDELQFAFEDAQKDIISLDEENKDLRKKLETATMNTRMFSQKVEEWLENKEISQIKKQSSLSSLPCNSTISEDVSTYGGVLGPLLGRLTTIVNPAADLKGKMEMLRQIQEYEFLVNKLKEELRVEKLKAKEEAEDLTQEMAELRYQLTNLLEEECKRRACIEQASLQRIAELEAQLQRQLKIH, translated from the exons ATGTTGAATAGCACCGACAGAATTAGTGATACTCCCTTAAATGTGGAGGAACTTGTTCAACTTGGAACAACATATAGAGAG CTTAGAAAAGAGAAGGATGTGTTGGAAAGATCCCAAACCCAAGGCTTTCAACTAATCCGG ATAATGGAACAACATGGGAAATCATTGTTAGAAGCTCATAAAGAAGACAAGAAGACCATTGAGAGGTTGGAAAAAGAGCTGCTTAATTGTTCTCAAGAAATTG ATTTTCTTCAGGATCACCTCAGTTCAAGGAACACAGAGGTGAACAACCTAGAAGCTCGTGTGCTCGCCCTTGAAATGAAATTGGAGGAGATGGAATATTTACAAGAAGAGGTTTTCAGCTTAAGGGAGGAGCTGCAAAATTCCAATTCAAAGCAAGCATCACTAATACACGAATTAGAGACTAAAGAAGTGGAATTAGAGAAGTCAGCTTTGTTCATAGAGAAACTGGAGGAATCGATTTCATCTCTGGCATTAGAGTCTCAACTTGAAATAGAGAGTATGAAACTAGATATGATGGCCTTGGAACAGGGTCTTTTTGAGGCCAAGAAATTCCAAGACGAAACCTtagaagaaaataatagaaTGGGTAGATTGGTTGATGAACTCCAGTTTGCATTTGAGGATGCACAAAAAGACATCATCTCTCTAGATGAGGAaaacaaggatcttagaaagaaGCTCGAGACCGCCACCATGAACACTCGAATGTTTTCCCAAAAGGTTGAAGAGTGGCTGGAAAACAAGGAAATTTCACAAATAAAGAAACAGTCATCCTTGAGTTCATTACCTTGTAATTCAACCATATCAGAAGATGTAAG CACTTATGGAGGAGTATTGGGTCCACTCCTTGGAAGATTGACAACAATCGTAAATCCAGCTGCAGATTTAAAAGGGAAGATGGAGATGTTACGTCAAATCCAGGAATATGAATTTCTTGTGAATAAACTTAAG GAAGAATTGCGAGTGGAAAAGTTGAAGGCCAAAGAGGAAGCAGAGGACTTAACTCAGGAAATGGCTGAGCTGCGGTACCAACTTACAAATTTGCTTGAAGAAGAATGTAAGCGCCGCGCTTGCATTGAACAGGCATCACTGCAAAGAATTGCCGAGTTAGAAGCACAG CTTCAAAGGCAGCTCAAAATCCATTAA